The genome window TTTTAGAGCGAGAAAAGAGGGTAGGTATTGAGCTCACAGCAATACGTTAACTAATTTACTTGATGAGGACGGTGAAAAGGATGAAAAAGGATGCCCAAGGGGGTTCTATCATCTCTCAACTTTTAGATATTACGCAGGTTAAATGGTTTAGTCGTTGGCTCATGATCGGTTTTATTTGTCAGTCTGTTCTTATTGGTGGCGGTTATGCCACAGGACGAGAACTGGTTGAATTCTTTATGATGAATGGCCTTAAGCAGGGACTATATGGAATGGCTGTTTCCACAGTTTGTTTTGCCCTCGTAGGTATCCTGACCTTTGATTATGCACGAAAGTTCAGACTTTACAATTACCGAAGCTTCTTCCAGAGCCTCTTCCCGGGTGCGACCTGGCTTGTTTTTGAGGTAGGCTATATCTTTCTTGTTGTTCTGGTTGGAGGAATTCTTTCTTCTGCAGCTGGTACCATTCTTCAGCAATGGTTTGGTGTTTCTTACTGGGTTGGAGTCTCCGTTCTTCTTGTAGGAACCTCCCTTCTGCTTTTTGCCGGAGGAAAAGTTATTTCCACCATTCTTTCATACTGGTCTTTCTTCCTTTACGCTGTTATGTTCATTTTCCTCTATTCTACTGTTCGTCATTTTGGTATGGACGGAGTGTTCGGCAGCTTAACGAGAGATCACGGAGTAGCTGCAAACTCGAATTGGATTATGGGAGGAATAAAGTATACCCTTTACAATATGGTGTCATTTGTTCTTGTTCTTTATGCATTAAAAGATACAATTAAAACAAGACGAGACGCAGTAATTAATGGCATTGTCGCCTCTATACTCATGATGATCCCCGCTGTTGTAGAGTACTTGGCTATGGCTCCTACCTATCCATCCGTTTTGCAGGAATCGGTTCCCGTTTTCGGCATCCTTAAAAATGATCTTGGCGGAGGGGTATTACTTTCTGCTTATGTATTGATGCTTTTCGGAACAAGTATTGAAACCATAACAGGTTTTGTCCATGGACTTAATGAACGAATCAATTCTGTCTACCAGGAAAAAGGACGAGAGATGTCTCATCGTATGAGAGGCGTAGTCGGGTTCGTTATATTGATTGTTTGTTTCATTTGTGCAAAAGCAGGGCTCGTTGCACTTATCGCTCGCGGCTATTCCATTATGGCATGGTATTTCCTCGTGGTTATGGTTTTGCCCTTGGCCACAGTTGGACTTATGCGTTTGCGTGGAAAAGAGTTGCCATCTGTTTCTGAAAATATAGAGGAGGCGAAGATCCATGTGGAACCCTAAAGTACGTGCTCATCTTCAAGACTTTGACAGAGAGAGTTATATTCACGAATCACACTGTCCCATAGTTTTGAACTGCAACGGACTTGAATCGACGTTGCCCCATGCTCCTGAAGTTGAGGCTTTTATAAAAAATTATGATTGGGTTTCAAATATGTGGAAAACGGGAGATACCTCATATAAAGCCTTGACTGAAGAAATCTGTAATTACTGGAAAGACTTCGCAGACATTAGTGAAGAACAGATAAAAATAGGCTACGGTTCAATGCAGGTTCTTGAGCGGATTAATAAAGTCTTTCTTGATGAGCATGCAACGGTCTTGGGCTATGTGCCACAGTTCGTGGAATATATTACCGAAGTCAGAGTTTCCGGAGCACGTTTTGAAGGCATTGCCATGAGCCCTGAAGATAACTTTACGTTCCATGCCGATTCCCTTCTTGATGCTCTGAACGAGCGTCATACGTTGCTATATATAGATAATCCCAACAATCCAACGGGCCAGCTTATTCCTCTTGATGAAATTGAGGCGCTTGTTTCCAGAGCTCACGAATTAGGTGTTGTAGTTATCGTAGATGAGGCCTATGGCGATTATGCTCCTAAAGAAGCTTCGGCGGTACAGCTTCTACCTCGCTATGAAAATATTATTGTTACGCGAACGTTGACAAAGGGATTCCATTTTGCAGCAACCAGAATTGGGTATGGCATTTTCAGCGGAAGGCTTGGAGAATTTTATGATAAAGGAAACCTCCCCTTTGCGGTTCCGTCGGTAAGCGCTCTTTTGGCACGTGAGGCTCTTCGCGGGGGCTCTGTTTTAGACACTGTTCGCCAGATGATAAAGAAAGAGAAGGAAAGTCTTATCCCTGAGCTTGAAAAGAGAGGGTTTTCCGTGGCTTCCACCTATACATGTTGTCCCATATCTCTTGTCTCTGTAGAAGATCGAGATGTGGATTTGGCCCACCTTTTGGCAGAGAAGGGGATAGAGGTGCGTTCTGGCAAAGATTACCCTCATTTAGGGAAAAATTATGTCAGAATTGCAACTCCGAAAAAAGCGTTAGATTTCTTTGCTTGCCTGGATCGGTAGTGGGATAAAACGCAACTCCTTAAGATTAACTTTTGGCTAATGTCGAAATTCTTTTTATTTTACACTTTACAAAATTTTAAAGGTTTGATAACATTCCGAGCCAACAGTAGAAAAAAGTTTATAGAACTTGAGGAGGGACAGACGGTGTGTAACGTAGAGGCTATAGTTGCTCTTATTCTTATACTTGCGCTCATTATTAGATGTCGGTCCTATCCTCGGGCGACAGTTCTGTAACGTATGGGCTGTACAGAGGTCGGGACCTTAAGGTTCCGACCTCTTTTTTTATATCCATATATCCCGGGAAGATATAAGGAGTACTCCGTAGCTCAGATCACACATATCAAAACATGTCTGGAGGAAGCATTCGATGAACTTTTTGCTTGCGTTGTTGCCCATTGCAATAATTGTTGTCGGAATGGCAGGATTTAATTACCCATCAAAGGTTGTTGCGCCGATAAGCTGGATTGTAGCTCTCTTTTTCGGAAAT of Aminobacterium sp. MB27-C1 contains these proteins:
- a CDS encoding histidinol-phosphate transaminase — protein: MWNPKVRAHLQDFDRESYIHESHCPIVLNCNGLESTLPHAPEVEAFIKNYDWVSNMWKTGDTSYKALTEEICNYWKDFADISEEQIKIGYGSMQVLERINKVFLDEHATVLGYVPQFVEYITEVRVSGARFEGIAMSPEDNFTFHADSLLDALNERHTLLYIDNPNNPTGQLIPLDEIEALVSRAHELGVVVIVDEAYGDYAPKEASAVQLLPRYENIIVTRTLTKGFHFAATRIGYGIFSGRLGEFYDKGNLPFAVPSVSALLAREALRGGSVLDTVRQMIKKEKESLIPELEKRGFSVASTYTCCPISLVSVEDRDVDLAHLLAEKGIEVRSGKDYPHLGKNYVRIATPKKALDFFACLDR